Within Pseudomonas cichorii, the genomic segment GCACGCGCCAGGGCAAAGAACTGACGCGAGTAGCCCAGAATGATCCCGTGGAAGCTGGCGACCAGACCGAACAGACCGATCCAGACCAGCATGTGCAGCCAGCCGGAGTTATCGCCGACTACAGCCTTCATGGCCTGTGGCAGCGGGTCGTTGATGTTGGACAGGGTGCGCCAGTCGCCAACGCCGCCTGCAAACAGCATGACGCCGATGGCCAGCACGACCAGCGTCAGAATGCCGCTGACGTAGGCTTTGGGAATGGTCCGTTTCGGGTCCTTGGCTTCTTCGGCGGCCATGGCTGCACCTTCAATGGCCAGGAAGAACCAGATGGCGAATGGAATCGCGGCGAACATACCGGCAATCGCACCCGGGCCGAAGGTGCTGGAACCTGCCCAGCCATGCAGTGCGAAGTTGCTGAAGCTGAAAGCCGGAGCCACAACGCCCATGAATACCAGCAGCTCGGCCACGGCCAGTACACAGACAACCAGCTCGAAGGTTGCTGCCAGTTTCACGCCCAGAATATTGAGGGTCATGAACACGATATAGGCTCCGACCGCCGCATGCTTGGGGTCCAGCCCAGGGTATTGCACGTTCAGGTAGGCACCGATTGCCAGGGCAATGGCCGGGGGCGCAAAGACGAATTCGATCAGCGTCGCCATACCGGCGATCAGGCCGCCTTTCTCACCGAATGCGCGGCGGCTATAGGCAAATGGACCGCCCGCGTGTGGAATGGCGGTGGTCAGCTCGGTGAAGCTGAAGATGAAGCAGGTGTACATCGTTGCGACCATCAAGGCCGTGACCAGAAAACCGAGGGTTCCGGCTACGCCCCAGCCGTAGCTCCAGCCGAAGTATTCGCCTGAAATCACCAGCCCGACCGCGATCCCCCACAGGTGCAGCGTGCCCAGCGTTGGCTTGAGTTGTTGACTCATGTATTTCTCCCTGATGCCTCGAAAATCGTTGAAATATCTTTTTGCTTGCTCTTTTTATGTTTTCGTTTGCAGGCTCCGTGCCAGTGCATGAATCGTCGTCGTATTGCTTCAAATGGGGTCGTTTGCAGAACGGCACGGGTTTCAGGTGCTTTCATGGGGACCGGTTTGGTGCATCCGGCCATGGAGGTGAACACTGCAAGTGCGTATTGGCTTTTTTAAAGTCCGGGTCCCGTCCGCCAGCAGGTTCGGCTACAATGCGCGCCGATTTCGACTTACCTGAGAACACGCTCATGTCCGCCTGCCAGACTCCTGTCATCGTCGCCCTGGATTTTCCAACCCGTGACGCCGCCTTGCGGCTGGCTGACCAGCTCGATCCAAAACTGTGCCGGGTGAAGGTCGGCAAGGAGCTGTTCACCAGTTGTGCTTCGGATATCGTCGAGACCCTGCGTAACAAGGGCTTCGATGTGTTTCTGGACCTCAAATTTCACGACATCCCCAACACCACTGCCATGGCCGTCAAGGCTGCAGCGGAAATGGGCGTCTGGATGGTGAACGTGCATTGCTCCGGCGGTCTGCGCATGATGTCGGCCTGCCGTGAGGTGCTTGATAAGCGCACCGGTCCTCAACCGCTGTTGATCGGCGTGACCGTGCTGACCAGCATGGAACGTGAAGATCTGGCGGGCATCGGTCTGGATATCGACCCACAGGTTCAAGTGCTGCGTCTGGCAGCCCTGGCTGAAAAAGCCGGCATGGACGGCCTGGTGTGTTCGGCTCTGGAGGCCCAGGCGCTGAAGGCCGCTCACCCGTCCCTGCAACTGGTCACTCCTGGCATTCGTCCGGCAGGCAGCGCACAGGACGATCAACGTCGCATCCTGACACCGCGTCAGGCTCTGGACGCCGGTTCCGACTATCTGGTGATCGGCCGTCCGATCAGTCAGGCTGCCGATCCGGCCCAGGCCCTGGCGGCTGTGGTTGCCGAACTGGCGTGATACCGGGTTTCGCGAATGGGCAGATCTGTGCCCATTCGCGATAACGTGCTGTCAGACCTTCAACACCAGCTTGCCGAAGTTCTCGCCACTGAAGAGCTTGAGCAGGGTTTCCGGAAAGGTTTCCAGGCCTTCAACCACATCTTCGCGGCTCTTGAGCTTGCCTTCGGCAATCCAGCCCGCCATTTCCTGACCGGCTTCTGCGAAACGCGAGGCGTAGTCCAGCACCACAAAGCCTTCCATGCGCGCACGGTTGACCAGCAGCGACAGGTAGTTGCTCGGGCCCTTGATCGGTGACGTGTTGTTGTACTGGCTGATTGCGCCACAGATCACGACCCGGGCTCGCGGTGCCAGACGGCTGAGCACGGCATCCAGAATGTCGCCACCCACGTTATCGAAATACACGTCCACGCCTTTGGGGCACTCGCGTTTCAGGCCGGCAAGGACGTCTTCGCTCTTGTAGTCGATAACACCGTCGAAACCCAGTTCCTCGGTCAGCGAACGGCACTTTTCCTGGCCGCCAGCGATGCCGATGACACGGCAACCCTTGAGCTTGGCGATTTGCCCGGCCACGCTGCCCACGGCACCGGCGGCGCCGGAGATCACCACGGTATCGCCGCTTTTCGGTGCGCCGACATCCAGCAGTGCGAAGTAGGCGGTCATGCCGGTCATGCCCAGTGCGGACAGGTAGCGGGGCAGCGGGGCGAGTTTCGGGTCGACCTTGTAGAAGCCTCTGGGCTCGCCGACGAAGTAATCCTGCACACCCAGCGAGCCTTGCACGTAATCGCCTGCCGCGAACTGCGGGTTCTTCGATTCGATCACTTCACCCACGCCCAGAGCGCGCATCACATGGCCCAGCTCAACCGGCGGAATGTAGGATTTGCCCTCGTTCATCCAGCCACGCATGGCCGGGTCGAGTGAGAGGTACTGGTTGCGTACCAGAATCTGTCCGTCTGCCACTTCTGCGACCGGCACTTCCTGATACGTGAAGTTCTCTCTGCCGGGTTGGCCAACAGGTCGTTTGGCGAGCAGAAACTGGCGATTGGAAAGGGTGGTCATGACAGGTCCTCGATTTGAGTGAGAAGGCTGATTGAAGCTGTTGATGCGCTTTCAGGCAAGCAACGGTCACGCAGCGAATGCGGTTCCATCCAGCCGGATGATGCCTCTGGCCAGTCGTTACCAAAGGTGTTTGTGACTTGAGTCACCTGCATCAGTGCTCTACATTGCCGGTTCATTGAAAGTCTGGATTACCGCAATGTCTGCCACGAATCTGCCAACCCTTTATCCCCGCGTGCTGCGTGAAGGCGACGCCGTTGCCCTGGTGTCGCCTGCCGGCCCTGTGGTTGCTTCCAGGGTCGAGGCTGCAGTGCAGGTGCTGGAAGGGTGGGGATTGAAACCGCGGGTTTATCCGCATGCATTGGGCAAGCACTCCTTTTATGCCGGTACTGACGAAGATCGCATTGCAGATCTGAACAGCGCACTGGCCGACCCGCAAATCCGTGCAGTGATCTGCAATCGTGGCGGTTACGGCACCCAGCGCATTCTTGGGCAACTCGATTACGAATCCGTTCGGCGCGACCCGAAACTGGTCACGGGCTTTTCCGACATCACGGCCCTGCACGGCGCGCTGTGGACGCATGTGGGGCTTGCAACCATCCACGGCCCGGTGGCGACACAACTGGAGCGGGGCGGCCTGTTCACCAGCAGCATGCGTCACGTATTGATGAGCACCGAGCCGGTGCTGCTCAAGGCCGACTCCGCCGCTGCGACCGGCAGCGTGCGCACTCGGGGCAGTGCCAAGGGTTTGTTGCTCGGCGGTAATCTGAGCATGCTCAGTACCTGTATCGGTACGCCTTACATGCCCGACCTGACAGGCGCTATCCTGCTGATCGAGGATGTTGGCGAATCAGCCTATCGCGTCGATCGTCTGCTGACTCACCTGGGCAATTGCGGCATTCTGCAGCGTCTGGCGGGCATCGCGGCGGGCGACTTCAGTGTGCCTGCCCATGCCGCAGGTTCGATCAGCCCTGCCCATGTGTTGCAGGAGCGGCTGGGCAATCTGGGGATTCCGGTCCTTGGCGGTTTGCCGGTGGGCCATGGGGACGTCAATCAGGCCGTGTCTCTGGGAACCGAGGCGATTCTCGACGCGGATGCCGGGACCTTGCTGGTATCCGCCGCTGCCCGTTCCTGAAGCACGAATCTCCTTCATTGCATCGTGTTTCCCCCCGCAGATGGAGCATCTGGCCGCCTGTGGCCGTGGCGACCATTCTGAAAGCGACGTCTGCGTAGCTCTTTGCCATTATTGCTGAGCCACAGGCTTGCGCTTGATTCGACCCGTTGCGAATGTGCATGGATATTGAATGGCCTCGTGAGTGGATCATTCAAGGCGAATGATTCGGACGGGGATTGAACGCTATGATCTTGGCCATACAAAGACGCTTCGCCAATCTCGGTATGGCGAAGAAGCTGGGTTTTGGTTTTTCTTTGGTGCTGCTGTTGACGGCGCTGGTGGCAGCCATTGGTGTCTGGTCGCTGAAGAACATCAGTCTGCATTTCGATGGCCTGAAGCAGATGTCCTCCCTCAACAGCGGCTTGCTTCGTGTACGTCTGCTGGAGCAGGAATATGCGCTGCACAGCGACCCCAAGGTCGTCGAGCAGATTCACGCCAGAATCGATGACTTGAACACCCTCGCGCAGTCGCTGCAGGAACAGTCGCCAGCCAGTGCCGCGATGCTGTCTCAGGTTCAGCAGGCGCTGGTTGCCTATCGCACCTCTTTCGATGAGTTCGTCGATATCAGCCAAAGCAAGGACCTGGCGCTGGAAATGGCCAGTTGGTCGGTGTCCAGTGTCTCCAACAACCTTGAGGTGTTGCAGGCGGGTCTTGCCGATGATGGGACCTGGACGCTGAAGGACACCCAGGGCCAGCAAGGTGCCGAGTTCGTCGAGCAGTCCGGCAAGGTCAGTCAGGTATCGAGATTGATGCAGCAAGCCATGGACGAGGCCCGTGTCCGTCTGGACAAGAGTCGCAGGACGGGCTCTGGCGATGCTCCGAAAACCGGGACCATCGAACAGGCCGAGCAGGCCAGGGGGCTGGCCGAAGAGCTCAAGTCCCAGATCAAGGATGAGGGCTACCTGACGGTGTTGGCTGAAGTCGGCACGCACATTGTCAGCTTCACCGAAAAGCTCAATGAGTACACCGGGCTATTGGCCAGAGAAGCGCAGGTTTCCAGTCTGTTGGCGACCAATGCCCGGCAAGTGGTCGAGCTTGTCAACCAGGCGGCTGCTGCCGAGGATCAGTCCGTGCAGGCTCAACTCACGGCCAATACCCTGCAGATTATCGGCTCGTCGGTGGTGGCCTTGCTGGTGGGGTTTATTGTTTCCTGGTTGATTACCCGCTTGATTGTCGGCCCGCTGCGCAGTGTCATAGGCCTGGCGCAACGCATTGCGGCAGGCGATTTGAGCGGCAGTGTGCAGGTTCGGCGGCACGATGAAATCGGTCAGTTGATGCTTGCCATGCAGCAGATGGGCGAGGGCTTGAGCCGTATTGTCAGTGGTTTGCAGTCGGGCATCGAGCAACTGTCGAACTCGGCGCAGTCTTTGTCGAGCGTTACTGAGCAGACCAATCGGGAAGTCGGTTCTCAAAAGGAAGAAACCGAGCAGGTCGCTACCGCAATGAATCAGATGACCGCCACTGTCCATGATGTGGCGCGTAATGCCGAAGAGGCTGCACTGGCCGCGCAAACCGCTGATGAAAAGGTGGGTGGTGGGCAGACGGTGGTGCGTCAGAGCATGCAGCGCATCGAGCAACTGGCTGGTTCATCGCAGTCTGCCAGCCAGAGTATCCAGAACCTGAGCGCCGAGATTCAGAACATCGGCCAGATCTTGAACGTGATCAAAAGCGTTGCCGAACAAACCAACCTGCTGGCGCTCAATGCTGCCATCGAGGCGGCCCGGGCGGGTGAGCAGGGGCGTGGTTTTGCGGTGGTGGCCGATGAGGTCCGTGCCCTTGCCAAGCGTACGCAGCAATCAACCCAAGAGATCGAAAACCTGGTGTTCAGGCTGCAAAGTGGCGCGCAGGCGTCGGTTGAACAGATTCAGAGCAGTGGCGAGCTGGTGAAGCTGGCAGTCAGTGATGTGCTGCAAACCGAAAGCGCGTTGGGTGCTATTGCCGAAGCGGTGTCGATGATTCAGCAGATGAACCAGCAGATCGCTGCGGCCGCCGAACAGCAAAGCTCGGTGGCCGAAGAGATCAACCGCAGTGTGACAAGCATCCGTGCCAGCGCCGATCACTCGGCCCTGGCCATGCAGGACAACGCAGCGTCCAGTCTTGAACTGGCTTCACTGGGCGTGGAGCTGAAGGGGATGGTCGGGCATTTCAGGCTCTGATTTCATGCGCCCTTGCGCACATTGAGGATCAGCAGCGTCAGGACCCCGGCGACGATGCCCCAGAGTGCCGAGCCAATGGAAAACAGGGTCAGCCCTGATGCGGTGACCATGAAGGTGATGAGCGCCGCTTCCCGTTCCCTGGGTTCGTTCATGGCCACGGTCAGGCCGTTGATGAGCGAACCGAACAGCGCCAGTGCGGCAATCGAGAGCACCAGTTCCTTGGGAAAGGCCGCGAACAGTGCGGCCAGCGTCGCGCCGAAGATTCCGGCGACGCCATAGAAAACCCCGCACCAGACCGCTGCCGTATAGCGCTTGCTCTTGTCTTCATGGGCATTGGGGCTGGTGCAGATGGCGGCACTGATTGCCGCGAGGTTGAGCCCGTGGCAGCCAAAAGGTGCGGTCAGCAGCGAGGTGATGCCCGTTGCCGTGATCAGCGGTGAAGAGGGCGTGTGATAGCCATCGGCGCGCAGTACGGCAATGCCCGGCATGTTCTGGGAGGTCATCGCTACCACGAATAACGGAATGCTGATGCTGATGGTCGCTGCCAGTGAGAACGACGGTGTCGTCCAGACTGGCGTGGCCACTTCCAGAGTAACGTCATTGAAATTCAGCAACCCCAACAGGCTGGCGGCTGCGATGCCCACCACCAGTGACGCCAGTACTGAATAGCGCGGCGAGACTCGCTTGATCAGCAGGTAAGTGAAAAACATGGCCAGAACCAGGCTGGTTCGATGCTGGACGGCGATGAAGATGTCGCTGCCGATCTTGAACAGAATCCCGGCCAGCAATGCCGCGGCCAGCGAGGCGGGCAGGCGCTTGACCAGACGCTCGAAGCTGCCGGTCATGCCGCAGATGATCACCAGGATCGAGCAGGTGATGAATGCGCCGATGGCCTCCGGATACCCCACGCCACCCAGTGTGGTAATCAGCAATGCGGCGCCGGGAGTTGACCATGCCACGCTGATGGGCGTGCGATAGCGCAACGACAGGCCGATGCTGCACACCGCCATGCCGATGAACATCGACAAGAGCCAGGACGACATCTGGCCATTGCTGAGGCCTGCGGTCTGCCCGGCCTGGAGCATCAGTACCAGCGAGCTGGTGCAGCCGGTCATCATCGCGATGAAGCCGGCGACCACGGCCGAAGGCGATGAGTCTGCCAATGGGCGCAGTGGTGCCTTGAGGGTCTCGTTCATGCAGGGCTTTCCTTGAGCGGGCAGTTTGTGCGGTGTCGTTATTTTTGTATTCAGCGATCGATTGCGCCGGGCCGGAGCGTTTGCCCCAGCGCCTGGTTGACGGTCAGCCAGCCATCCACTGCCGCCTGACCTGCCTCGGCGAATACCCGTTGCAAGAGCTTCACCTGTTCGTGGCGCAGCGCCTGTTCGAACCTGATCCCTTCTTCAGTGAGCACCAGCAGGCGTTTGCGTTTGTCGGTGTCGGGCGTCGTGCTCTGTACCAGTTCCATGGCAATCAACTGGCGCAGTGGCACATTGAGCGCCTGTTTGCTGACGCCCAGTACCGTGAGCAGTTCTTTCACGCTTTGGTCGGGGTAGCGGGCGATGAAAAACACGATGCGCTGATGAACGCGGCTGAGCCCGCGCCGGGCCAGCATTTCATCGGCTTTGGCAGTAAATGCCTGATAGCCGAAAAAGAAGGCTTCCATGGCGATTTGCTGATTGGCAGGATTTTTAAGGTCAAGCATGTTGACGTATCCGGGCTTGGCGTCGTAATTTGAGTCAACAAGTTTGACGTATTTCCCTTTGACTCGGCTACAGGTAGTTGCCATGGCTTTCTCCGAACGCGTTACCCGCCTGAAAAGTTCATTGATTCGCGAAATCCTGGCTGCGGCACAGCGGCCTGAAGTGATGTCCTTTGCCGGTGGCTTGCCGGCCGAGTGCATGCTGCCAAAAGTGGAGTGGGCCGATATGCCCCTGACACTGGGGCAATACGGCATGAGCGAAGGCGAGCCTGAACTGCGCGAAGCCCTGGCTGCCGAGGCGCGGGCGCTGGGTGTTCCTTGTGAGGCCAGTCAGGTGCTGGTGGTCAGCGGTTCGCAGCAGACTCTGGACCTGGCCGCCAAGCTGTACATCGACAAAGGCACTGAAGTCCTGCTGGAAGCGCCGACCTATCTGGCGGCACTGCAAATCTTCCAGCTGTTCGGCGCCGATTGCCTGACGGTGCCGCTGCAGGCCGAAGGGCCGGACCTGATTGCCCTGCGCCAGCGTCTGGAGCAGCACAAGCCTGCGTTCGCCTACCTGATTCCGACTTTCCAGAATCCCTCGGCAGTGCGTTACAGCGAAGCCAGCCGCGATGCGGTCGCGGCCTTGCTCGATGAGTTCGGCGTGACGCTGATCGAAGACGAGCCCTATCGCGAACTGACTTTCGATGGTGGCAACGCGAAACCCATTGTCGCGCGCCTCAATAAGGCCAGCTGGATCTATACCGGAACCGTTTCCAAGACCTTGTTGCCGGGGTTGCGTGTCGGTTACCTGATTGCCAGCCCGGACCTGTTTCCGCATCTGCTGCGCCTGAAACAGTCGGCCGACCTGCACACCAACCGGATCGGTCAATGGCAGGCCTTGCAGTGGATCGGCACTGAACACTATCGTGAGCATCTGGCCGAGCTGCGCGAGTTCTACCGGCAGCGACGCAACGCATTCGAGGCGGCCTTGCAGGAGCATTTTGCCGATCTGGCCGACTGGAACAGCCCGCAAGGCGGGTTGTTCTTCTGGCTGACACTCAAGCAGAAGCTCGATACCCGCACCTTGCTGGATGCCGCCTTGTCTCAGGACGTGACGTTCATGCCGGGCGAACCGTTCTTCGCGGACCCCGACGTCAATCACGGGTATCTGCGGCTGAACTTCAGTCACATTGATCCGGCGCGTCTGGATGAGGGCCTGAAACGCCTGGCAGCAGTAATCCGCAAGGCCGTCACACGGCAAGCGGCCTGATCGATCCAGTACCGGGAATTGCAGAGGGAGCAGGGCGATGTACAAGGTTTACGGCGATTACAACTCAGGCAACTGCTATAAGGTCAAGCTGATGCTCAGCCTGTTGGGCTGCGAGTATCAATGGGTGCCCGTGGATATTCTCAATGGCGAAACCCAGACCCCGGCGTTCCTGGAAAAGAACCCCAACGGCAAGATTCCGGTGCTGGAGCTCAGTGACGGCACCTGCCTGTGGGAGTCCAATGCGATTCTCAATTTCCTGGCCGATGGCAGTGCCTACCTGCCCGCTGAGCCGCGGCTGCGCACGCAGGTGCTGCAATGGCAGTTCTTCGAGCAGTACAGCCATGAGCCCGCGATTGCCGTGGCACGTTTCATTCAGTTCTATCTGGGGCTGCCTGAAGAGCGTCTGCATGAGTACCGCTCCCTGCAGAAATCCGGCTATCGCGCACTGGCGGTCATGGAGCAGCAGCTCAAGCGCACGCCGTTCCTGGTGGGCGACCATTTCTCCATCGCCGATATCACGCTGTATGCCTACACTCACGTGGCCCATCAGGGCGGTTTCGATCTGACACCGTACCCCGGCATTCAGCAATGGCTGGAGCGAGTCAAGGAGCAGCCCGGTTACGTGGGCATGCTGGATTGACCGGGCAGAAGAGAGGAGAGCGTTCCGTGAAATATTCCATCGCCGCCCTGGCCGCCGTCATGGCGCTGGGGATCGGTTGTTCGGCGCAGGCTCAGGATTGCAATGCCAATCAGACCAGCATGAATCAATGCGCGAGCAAGGATCTGTCCGCGCTCGATACGGAATTGAACCGCCAGTACAAGGCGCAGATGAGCTGGCTGAAAGACTCGGCCAGGAAGCAGGCGCTCAAGGACGCACAAGTCAAATGGATCGCCTTCCGCGACGCCGACTGTCTGTATCGGGTGGGAAAGGCCGAGGATTCCGGTTCGATCTGGCCTTTGCTGCAATCGCAGTGTCTGGCCGAGCATACCCGGGTGCGCGTGAAGGAATTGAAGGCGTATGTGGCGTGTCGCGAAGAAGGCTGCCCGCGCTGAGGCGGGCAGCCAGCAGCTTCAGATGTGACTGAAACGCTGATCCAGGTAGCCGATGATGGCCTTGGATTCATAAAGCCAGGTGGTCGTGTCGCCTTCCTGAATGCGCAGGCAGGGAACCTTGATCCTGCCGCCTTCGTTGAGCAGCGTCTGGCGATCGTTCTCGTTGTTCTTCGCATCCCGCA encodes:
- a CDS encoding MarR family winged helix-turn-helix transcriptional regulator; translation: MLDLKNPANQQIAMEAFFFGYQAFTAKADEMLARRGLSRVHQRIVFFIARYPDQSVKELLTVLGVSKQALNVPLRQLIAMELVQSTTPDTDKRKRLLVLTEEGIRFEQALRHEQVKLLQRVFAEAGQAAVDGWLTVNQALGQTLRPGAIDR
- a CDS encoding lysozyme inhibitor LprI family protein, which codes for MALGIGCSAQAQDCNANQTSMNQCASKDLSALDTELNRQYKAQMSWLKDSARKQALKDAQVKWIAFRDADCLYRVGKAEDSGSIWPLLQSQCLAEHTRVRVKELKAYVACREEGCPR
- a CDS encoding S66 peptidase family protein, producing the protein MSATNLPTLYPRVLREGDAVALVSPAGPVVASRVEAAVQVLEGWGLKPRVYPHALGKHSFYAGTDEDRIADLNSALADPQIRAVICNRGGYGTQRILGQLDYESVRRDPKLVTGFSDITALHGALWTHVGLATIHGPVATQLERGGLFTSSMRHVLMSTEPVLLKADSAAATGSVRTRGSAKGLLLGGNLSMLSTCIGTPYMPDLTGAILLIEDVGESAYRVDRLLTHLGNCGILQRLAGIAAGDFSVPAHAAGSISPAHVLQERLGNLGIPVLGGLPVGHGDVNQAVSLGTEAILDADAGTLLVSAAARS
- a CDS encoding aminotransferase-like domain-containing protein, whose translation is MAFSERVTRLKSSLIREILAAAQRPEVMSFAGGLPAECMLPKVEWADMPLTLGQYGMSEGEPELREALAAEARALGVPCEASQVLVVSGSQQTLDLAAKLYIDKGTEVLLEAPTYLAALQIFQLFGADCLTVPLQAEGPDLIALRQRLEQHKPAFAYLIPTFQNPSAVRYSEASRDAVAALLDEFGVTLIEDEPYRELTFDGGNAKPIVARLNKASWIYTGTVSKTLLPGLRVGYLIASPDLFPHLLRLKQSADLHTNRIGQWQALQWIGTEHYREHLAELREFYRQRRNAFEAALQEHFADLADWNSPQGGLFFWLTLKQKLDTRTLLDAALSQDVTFMPGEPFFADPDVNHGYLRLNFSHIDPARLDEGLKRLAAVIRKAVTRQAA
- the pyrF gene encoding orotidine-5'-phosphate decarboxylase, whose product is MSACQTPVIVALDFPTRDAALRLADQLDPKLCRVKVGKELFTSCASDIVETLRNKGFDVFLDLKFHDIPNTTAMAVKAAAEMGVWMVNVHCSGGLRMMSACREVLDKRTGPQPLLIGVTVLTSMEREDLAGIGLDIDPQVQVLRLAALAEKAGMDGLVCSALEAQALKAAHPSLQLVTPGIRPAGSAQDDQRRILTPRQALDAGSDYLVIGRPISQAADPAQALAAVVAELA
- a CDS encoding methyl-accepting chemotaxis protein, which gives rise to MTATVHDVARNAEEAALAAQTADEKVGGGQTVVRQSMQRIEQLAGSSQSASQSIQNLSAEIQNIGQILNVIKSVAEQTNLLALNAAIEAARAGEQGRGFAVVADEVRALAKRTQQSTQEIENLVFRLQSGAQASVEQIQSSGELVKLAVSDVLQTESALGAIAEAVSMIQQMNQQIAAAAEQQSSVAEEINRSVTSIRASADHSALAMQDNAASSLELASLGVELKGMVGHFRL
- a CDS encoding glutathione S-transferase family protein; its protein translation is MYKVYGDYNSGNCYKVKLMLSLLGCEYQWVPVDILNGETQTPAFLEKNPNGKIPVLELSDGTCLWESNAILNFLADGSAYLPAEPRLRTQVLQWQFFEQYSHEPAIAVARFIQFYLGLPEERLHEYRSLQKSGYRALAVMEQQLKRTPFLVGDHFSIADITLYAYTHVAHQGGFDLTPYPGIQQWLERVKEQPGYVGMLD
- the eat gene encoding ethanolamine permease encodes the protein MSQQLKPTLGTLHLWGIAVGLVISGEYFGWSYGWGVAGTLGFLVTALMVATMYTCFIFSFTELTTAIPHAGGPFAYSRRAFGEKGGLIAGMATLIEFVFAPPAIALAIGAYLNVQYPGLDPKHAAVGAYIVFMTLNILGVKLAATFELVVCVLAVAELLVFMGVVAPAFSFSNFALHGWAGSSTFGPGAIAGMFAAIPFAIWFFLAIEGAAMAAEEAKDPKRTIPKAYVSGILTLVVLAIGVMLFAGGVGDWRTLSNINDPLPQAMKAVVGDNSGWLHMLVWIGLFGLVASFHGIILGYSRQFFALARAGYLPASLAKLSRFQTPHRAIIAGGLIGIAAIYSDGLINLSGMTLTAAMITMAVFGAIVMYIMSMLSLFKLRKTEPLLERSFRAPGYPIVPGIALTLAVVCLLAMAWFNPLIGFIFLCFMAVGFIYFSLTARSRANAPADAMLTGS
- a CDS encoding NADP-dependent oxidoreductase — its product is MTTLSNRQFLLAKRPVGQPGRENFTYQEVPVAEVADGQILVRNQYLSLDPAMRGWMNEGKSYIPPVELGHVMRALGVGEVIESKNPQFAAGDYVQGSLGVQDYFVGEPRGFYKVDPKLAPLPRYLSALGMTGMTAYFALLDVGAPKSGDTVVISGAAGAVGSVAGQIAKLKGCRVIGIAGGQEKCRSLTEELGFDGVIDYKSEDVLAGLKRECPKGVDVYFDNVGGDILDAVLSRLAPRARVVICGAISQYNNTSPIKGPSNYLSLLVNRARMEGFVVLDYASRFAEAGQEMAGWIAEGKLKSREDVVEGLETFPETLLKLFSGENFGKLVLKV
- a CDS encoding benzoate/H(+) symporter BenE family transporter, whose protein sequence is MNETLKAPLRPLADSSPSAVVAGFIAMMTGCTSSLVLMLQAGQTAGLSNGQMSSWLLSMFIGMAVCSIGLSLRYRTPISVAWSTPGAALLITTLGGVGYPEAIGAFITCSILVIICGMTGSFERLVKRLPASLAAALLAGILFKIGSDIFIAVQHRTSLVLAMFFTYLLIKRVSPRYSVLASLVVGIAAASLLGLLNFNDVTLEVATPVWTTPSFSLAATISISIPLFVVAMTSQNMPGIAVLRADGYHTPSSPLITATGITSLLTAPFGCHGLNLAAISAAICTSPNAHEDKSKRYTAAVWCGVFYGVAGIFGATLAALFAAFPKELVLSIAALALFGSLINGLTVAMNEPREREAALITFMVTASGLTLFSIGSALWGIVAGVLTLLILNVRKGA